One part of the Sander vitreus isolate 19-12246 chromosome 10, sanVit1, whole genome shotgun sequence genome encodes these proteins:
- the trim105 gene encoding tripartite motif containing 105, producing MATAAAVAKSPKVSLREDLTCAICCDLFREPVMLACMHHFCKPCISRYWRGTQGPVTCPQCRKEFSSKQFQTNYLVTAMVEKVRATTSDTYMKNLEKQLKETLESHRLKKEDFINSIRRDKDKMDTIKRVGADLQARVKGEFRALYQILHDEETCALEQLRREQEEELEKVQRHLEATEMAVRELEDNMRALQQASAATENIILTELPQLTSCVQVDVAPEFDTNAFSNKYLAPLQYITWRKMFKSLKPGPAPLTFDVDTAHPNIQVSRDKTAAVECDVMVPHTDHNKRFLQCVNILAAQGFQSGRHYWEVEVGSKPKWDLGVASEAVDRHARIKLSPETGYWTLRLRNGSEYSAGTQPWTRLQMGSFPQRLGVFLDCDERRVSFYNAGDMSLLYSFTNGPRGKAFPFFSPCISGRSQKPPPIKLLHYHHVTLSG from the exons atggctactgctgctgctgttgctaaATCCCCCAAAGTCAGCCTGAGAGAGGACCTGACATGTGCCATATGTTGTGACCTGTTCCGTGAGCCTGTCATGTTGGCCTGTATGCACCACTTCTGCAAACCCTGCATCTCCAGGTACTGGAGAGGGACTCAGGGGCCTGTGACCTGCCCGCAATGTCGCAAGGAGTTCAGCTCCAAGCAGTTCCAAACTAACTACCTTGTGACAGCCATGGTGGAGAAGGTTCGGGCCACCACCTCGGACACGTATATGAAAAACCTAGAG AAACAACTGAAAGAGACTTTGGAAAGCCATCGCCTGAAGAAGGAGGACTTCATCAACAGTATTCgcagagacaaagacaagatGGATACCATAAAG AGAGTCGGAGCAGATCTGCAGGCTCGTGTCAAAGGGGAATTCAGAGCTCTTTATCAGATCCTGCACGATGAGGAGACCTGCGCGCTGGAGCAGCTAAggagagagcaggaggaggagctggagaaagTCCAGCGCCACCTGGAGGCAACGGAGATGGCCGTGAGGGAGCTGGAGGACAACATGAGAGCGCTACAGCAGGCTAGCGCCGCCACTGAGAACATCATACTGACTGAG CTCCCACAGCTAAc GTCATGTGTGCAGGTGGATGTTGCCCCGGAGTTTGACACAAATGCTTTCAGCAACAAATACTTGGCCCCATTACAGTACATCACATGGAGAAAGATGTTCAAGTCTTTGAAGCCAG GTCCTGCTCCATTAACGTTTGATGTCGACACGGCGCACCCGAACATTCAAGTCTCCAGGGACAAAACGGCGGCAGTTGAATGTGACGTCATGGTCCCACATACGGACCACAACAAGCGTTTCCTCCAGTGCGTCAACATTCTGGCTGCCCAGGGCTTCCAGTCAGGCCGACACTACTGGGAGGTAGAAGTGGGCTCCAAACCCAAGTGGGACCTGGGCGTGGCCTCTGAGGCCGTAGACAGGCACGCTCGGATCAAGCTGAGCCCCGAAACCGGCTACTGGACGCTGAGGCTGCGTAATGGGAGCGAGTACTCGGCCGGCACACAGCCCTGGACGAGGCTGCAGATGGGCTCTTTCCCTCAGAGGCTCGGGGTTTTCTTAGACTGCGACGAGAGGAGGGTGTCCTTCTACAACGCCGGCGATATGAGCCTGCTCTACTCGTTCACCAACGGGCCGAGGGGCAAGGCGTTCCCCTTCTTCAGCCCGTGCATTAGTGGCCGCAGTCAAAAACCTCCACCAATCAAACTCCTCCACTACCATCATGTCACTCTGTCTGGCTAA